The following proteins come from a genomic window of Corynebacterium crudilactis:
- a CDS encoding ABC transporter ATP-binding protein → MNTPAMHVHNLTIGFGSLIAVNDLSLTVEQGSIHGFLGPNGAGKSTTIRALIGVLRPRSGSVSVLGQDPVKYPEVLRGVGYVAGDATLWEHLTGAEVIRALETLRKTHSNRALENELIEAFQLDPSKKIREYSTGNRRKVSLITALSHEPKLLILDEPTAGLDPIMEQVFLDQVRRARHNGTSVLLSSHILSEVEQLCDYVTVLKDGRAVASNEVSYLRKISAHRITATLREIPKALIDNKDVVFNAGHLSMTCDASAVSRILRIIIDSGGQDITSTSASLEEIFLRHYSDNEGEEA, encoded by the coding sequence ATGAACACTCCCGCTATGCATGTTCACAATCTCACGATTGGATTTGGCTCGCTCATAGCTGTCAACGATCTCAGCCTGACCGTTGAACAGGGGAGCATCCATGGATTTCTCGGGCCCAATGGCGCAGGAAAATCCACCACTATCCGGGCACTCATTGGAGTGCTTAGGCCTCGTTCTGGTTCAGTTTCTGTGTTGGGACAAGACCCAGTGAAATACCCTGAAGTACTCAGAGGAGTTGGATATGTTGCAGGCGATGCCACCTTATGGGAACACCTCACTGGTGCAGAGGTCATAAGAGCATTAGAAACACTTCGCAAAACGCACTCAAACCGCGCGCTCGAAAATGAACTCATTGAGGCTTTTCAATTAGACCCATCAAAAAAAATCCGAGAATACTCTACCGGTAATAGACGCAAAGTCAGTCTCATTACAGCACTCAGCCACGAGCCAAAGTTGCTTATTCTCGACGAACCCACTGCGGGCCTCGACCCAATCATGGAGCAAGTGTTTCTTGATCAAGTACGACGTGCTCGACATAATGGAACGTCTGTATTGCTCAGTAGCCATATTTTAAGTGAAGTTGAGCAGCTTTGTGATTATGTCACTGTGCTCAAAGATGGAAGAGCAGTCGCTTCCAATGAAGTGAGCTATTTAAGAAAAATTTCAGCCCATAGAATCACCGCAACTCTGCGAGAGATTCCCAAAGCACTTATCGACAATAAAGATGTCGTCTTCAACGCAGGACATCTCAGTATGACTTGCGATGCATCGGCAGTATCAAGGATCTTGCGCATCATCATCGATTCTGGTGGCCAAGATATCACGAGCACCAGTGCCTCTTTGGAGGAGATTTTTCTTCGCCACTATAGCGATAATGAAGGCGAGGAGGCTTAG
- a CDS encoding bile acid:sodium symporter family protein: MLERLKRLDPLIVLIVLAVIIAIIIPVRGAAAEWFDIAVKIAIALLFFLYGARLSTQEALNGLKHWRLHITILLITFAIFPLIGIGLEPMTAFVSEDIYRGILFLTLVPSTVQSSVAFTSIAKGNIAGAIVSASLSNLAGVFLTPLLVMLVMSANGGVHIDSRVFLNIAIQLLLPFILGQLCRRWVKGFAANKATKIVDRGSIAMVVYSAFSAGVVAGIWTTVSVWEIVYLIGFSVLMVIAMLWFSLFLATRLGFNRADSIAIQFCGTKKSLATGLPMAAVIFGGANIGLLILPLMIFHQVQLMICAWLAAKYGRDAQEQKAKV; encoded by the coding sequence ATGCTTGAACGCCTGAAACGTCTAGATCCACTCATTGTCCTCATTGTGTTGGCTGTCATTATTGCGATCATCATTCCCGTTCGCGGAGCCGCGGCAGAATGGTTCGATATCGCCGTCAAGATCGCTATCGCGTTACTCTTCTTCCTTTATGGTGCCAGGTTATCCACCCAAGAAGCACTTAATGGCCTGAAGCACTGGCGGCTGCACATCACTATTTTGCTTATTACTTTCGCGATTTTCCCACTGATCGGCATTGGCTTAGAACCAATGACCGCCTTTGTGTCAGAAGATATTTATCGTGGCATCTTATTCCTCACACTCGTTCCATCCACCGTGCAATCCTCGGTGGCCTTTACATCCATAGCTAAGGGAAATATTGCTGGCGCAATTGTGTCGGCTTCACTCTCCAATCTTGCCGGTGTGTTCCTCACCCCGCTGTTGGTGATGCTGGTGATGTCCGCGAATGGGGGAGTCCACATTGATTCTCGAGTGTTCCTCAATATTGCCATTCAGCTCCTGCTGCCATTTATCCTTGGACAACTCTGCCGTCGCTGGGTGAAAGGCTTCGCAGCAAACAAGGCAACCAAAATCGTGGACCGCGGATCTATCGCAATGGTGGTGTATTCCGCATTCTCTGCAGGTGTAGTTGCAGGTATCTGGACCACGGTCAGCGTCTGGGAAATTGTGTACCTCATCGGGTTCTCCGTACTGATGGTCATCGCCATGCTCTGGTTCTCACTATTTTTGGCTACCCGACTTGGATTTAACCGTGCAGATTCCATTGCTATTCAATTCTGTGGAACAAAGAAATCTTTGGCCACAGGCCTTCCCATGGCTGCAGTTATTTTCGGTGGAGCCAATATTGGTTTGCTCATCTTGCCGCTCATGATCTTCCACCAGGTTCAGCTCATGATCTGTGCGTGGCTTGCTGCCAAGTACGGACGTGATGCTCAGGAGCAAAAAGCAAAGGTTTAA
- a CDS encoding Rieske (2Fe-2S) protein, whose protein sequence is MFLLGTATTFAGAFLAACGTAPNEEIAATEVPVGSSVILGSVIIAQPTAGNFVAYSSACPHQGSRITKVDGDTVICTNHNSIFNIADGAVVDGPARSGLSSATLKQDGDTLSASV, encoded by the coding sequence ATGTTTCTCCTTGGAACTGCAACAACTTTCGCAGGCGCATTTCTTGCTGCCTGCGGAACCGCACCCAATGAAGAAATTGCAGCCACCGAAGTTCCAGTGGGCAGCTCCGTGATCCTGGGCTCTGTGATCATTGCGCAACCTACTGCGGGAAACTTCGTGGCATATTCTTCTGCTTGCCCGCACCAGGGTTCACGCATCACCAAGGTTGATGGGGATACTGTCATTTGCACCAACCACAACTCTATTTTCAATATCGCGGATGGGGCAGTAGTAGATGGCCCGGCGCGATCCGGACTCAGCAGCGCAACCCTTAAACAAGATGGCGATACACTGAGCGCTTCCGTTTAA
- a CDS encoding NADH:flavin oxidoreductase/NADH oxidase, translating into MTSLLSPITLRGVEIPNRMWLAPMCQYQANNFDGVPLDWHLVHYGARAVGGFGLLIAESTGVNPEGRISPTCTGLWNDNQVEAWKKITDFVHSQGSLMGVQLNHAGRKASTYPALPEYPTGTQPIEESGWETFGPSAIAQPGLAVPTELDQEGIDKIIRDFAESAQRAVRAGFDVIEVHGAHGYLLHQFLTPLANKRTDNYGGSFENRTRLFREVVQAIRAVIPETMPLIARISATDWIDGEPSWDGDQTVQLVSELSELGVDAVDISTAGAVPADIPVGPSYQVQFARRVKQGVGIPTSTVGLITDAAQAQHHLDQGDADIISLGRAALRYPSWPLQAAHELGQSRKEISYPPSYSRGAW; encoded by the coding sequence ATGACTTCCTTGCTTTCTCCAATTACTCTTCGTGGTGTAGAAATTCCGAACCGGATGTGGCTTGCTCCAATGTGCCAGTATCAAGCAAATAATTTTGATGGTGTTCCCCTTGATTGGCATTTAGTCCATTACGGAGCCCGGGCGGTCGGTGGCTTCGGGTTGTTGATTGCAGAATCAACAGGTGTGAATCCTGAAGGAAGGATTTCTCCTACGTGTACCGGATTGTGGAATGACAACCAAGTGGAAGCGTGGAAGAAAATTACAGACTTTGTTCATTCTCAAGGATCCCTCATGGGAGTGCAGCTTAATCACGCTGGACGTAAAGCGAGCACCTATCCGGCTCTGCCAGAGTATCCAACAGGCACTCAGCCCATTGAGGAATCTGGCTGGGAGACTTTTGGCCCTAGTGCGATTGCTCAACCAGGTCTTGCAGTTCCGACGGAATTAGATCAAGAAGGTATCGATAAAATCATTCGAGATTTTGCGGAGTCAGCGCAGCGAGCTGTGCGCGCGGGCTTCGATGTGATTGAAGTCCATGGCGCTCATGGATACCTTTTGCATCAATTCCTTACTCCTCTAGCGAATAAGCGAACTGATAACTATGGTGGCTCTTTTGAGAATAGGACTCGTCTTTTCCGGGAAGTGGTTCAGGCTATTCGTGCAGTGATTCCTGAAACCATGCCCTTGATTGCCCGGATCTCAGCTACTGATTGGATCGACGGAGAGCCATCATGGGATGGTGATCAAACTGTTCAGTTGGTATCAGAGCTGAGTGAGCTTGGAGTGGATGCTGTTGATATTTCCACTGCTGGCGCTGTGCCTGCCGATATTCCAGTAGGTCCTAGCTATCAGGTGCAGTTTGCCCGTCGCGTAAAGCAAGGAGTTGGTATTCCCACTTCCACAGTTGGGCTCATTACGGATGCCGCCCAGGCGCAGCACCACCTTGATCAGGGGGACGCGGATATTATCTCACTCGGTCGGGCTGCACTGAGATATCCATCGTGGCCGCTGCAGGCGGCGCATGAATTGGGTCAATCGCGGAAAGAAATTTCCTACCCACCTTCTTACTCCCGGGGTGCTTGGTAG
- a CDS encoding PTS sugar transporter subunit IIA, which produces MFVLKDLLKAERIELDRTVTDWRDGIRAAGALLEKTHSIDSAYTDAMIASVEENGPYIVVAPGFAFAHARPSEAVHETAMSWVRLATPISFGHEKNDPVDLIVALAAQDSTSHNKAMAALAKALGKYRTELNQAQTPEEIQAILEKAAAPKQASSPAPVTAAAAQTTTQDKILTVCGNGLGTSLFLKNTLEQVFDAWGWSPYMTVEATDTISAKGKANEADLILTSGEIARTLGDVGIPVHVINDFTSADEIDAALRELYDI; this is translated from the coding sequence ATGTTTGTCCTCAAAGATCTGCTGAAAGCAGAACGCATAGAACTTGACCGCACGGTCACCGATTGGCGTGACGGTATTCGCGCTGCAGGTGCATTGCTAGAAAAAACGCACAGTATTGATTCCGCCTACACCGATGCCATGATCGCCAGCGTAGAAGAAAATGGGCCTTATATTGTTGTGGCTCCAGGCTTTGCTTTTGCGCATGCACGTCCAAGCGAAGCAGTCCATGAGACCGCGATGTCCTGGGTACGCTTGGCAACTCCCATTTCATTTGGGCATGAGAAAAATGATCCAGTTGATCTGATCGTGGCTCTTGCTGCTCAAGATTCCACATCGCACAACAAGGCGATGGCTGCGCTTGCCAAAGCGCTTGGTAAATACCGCACCGAACTCAATCAGGCGCAGACCCCTGAAGAAATTCAGGCGATCTTAGAAAAGGCTGCGGCCCCAAAGCAAGCATCCTCCCCTGCTCCAGTGACAGCAGCCGCGGCGCAGACTACCACTCAGGATAAGATCCTCACGGTTTGTGGCAATGGATTGGGTACATCCCTGTTTCTCAAGAACACCCTCGAGCAAGTTTTTGATGCTTGGGGCTGGAGCCCGTACATGACTGTGGAAGCCACAGACACGATTTCAGCCAAGGGAAAAGCTAATGAGGCTGATCTGATTTTGACCTCTGGCGAGATTGCCCGCACCTTAGGCGATGTCGGAATTCCTGTCCATGTCATCAATGACTTTACTAGTGCAGATGAAATTGATGCTGCACTTCGTGAACTCTACGACATCTAG
- a CDS encoding ABC transporter permease yields MIRFNLRLRRTFILWWLLGMWAFLLITPPSYVATYPDLASRGPVVASVQSNMGTQAMYGHLPSPGTIGQLTTWETGAWLCLLSAVMMVLLFSSLYRKSESSGLSEHFYAAGYSRASQLRAALSTGALIAVIHGAMCAAILIAFRYLSIPEITVAGSLAFGTALFLTMLSSLALTSMVHSLWGRGANFNRIGLLGVGTAFLIRMVADTSTINGIHYLNWITPLGWRSLINPFTNNNWAVCIILFALCIALIGIAFLLDTQRAYNSRILRISFPRRHQKLDIRVRGLFDLNLRIHRSNILAWSIVIGLILLTMLPLINSLLPSLQNDPATMQAIETLMPAGDLQTTFIIYVFQIASILLSIATVQPIISFVRQERLGLIDTMRSTGVRRWSPLWGSIAISFSTLSSCTVFAIIGAFLGLFIQPSAVEGGTRIVLLASLSIAIHALFPLGLATVLAGLVPRLIHLAWIPIITASVVSLFGPVLSLSESQMDLSPLNHSWAASGEPIWPLFCFMVTGGTFLAIGLLGMQRRDLL; encoded by the coding sequence GTGATCCGCTTCAATTTACGTTTACGTCGAACATTTATTCTGTGGTGGCTGCTTGGGATGTGGGCCTTTCTGCTCATCACACCACCGTCTTATGTGGCAACCTATCCAGATCTAGCAAGCCGTGGACCAGTTGTTGCAAGTGTGCAAAGCAATATGGGAACCCAAGCAATGTATGGACACTTGCCGTCCCCCGGAACAATTGGCCAATTAACCACGTGGGAGACCGGAGCATGGTTGTGTCTTCTGTCTGCGGTGATGATGGTACTGCTGTTTAGTTCTCTCTACCGAAAATCGGAAAGTAGTGGTTTGTCTGAACATTTCTATGCTGCAGGCTATTCACGTGCTTCACAATTGAGAGCTGCGCTATCCACGGGAGCACTCATCGCAGTTATTCATGGTGCAATGTGCGCAGCAATTCTCATCGCATTCAGATATCTCAGCATCCCGGAAATCACCGTGGCTGGCAGCCTCGCATTCGGTACCGCTCTCTTCCTGACGATGCTTTCGTCCCTGGCACTAACCAGCATGGTGCACAGCTTGTGGGGGAGGGGAGCCAACTTCAATCGCATTGGTTTACTTGGAGTAGGAACAGCATTCCTTATTCGAATGGTGGCAGATACTTCCACAATTAACGGAATCCACTACCTCAATTGGATCACGCCCCTTGGTTGGCGTTCCCTGATCAATCCGTTCACAAACAACAACTGGGCAGTGTGCATAATCCTCTTTGCACTCTGCATCGCATTAATTGGAATAGCGTTTCTTCTCGACACACAGCGTGCTTACAACAGCCGCATCCTTCGCATTTCATTTCCAAGGCGCCACCAAAAGCTAGATATCCGGGTTCGGGGGTTGTTTGATTTGAATCTCCGCATTCACCGGAGCAACATCCTCGCCTGGTCGATAGTCATTGGTCTGATTTTGCTCACCATGCTTCCCCTCATCAATTCCTTGCTCCCATCCTTGCAAAATGATCCGGCCACTATGCAAGCCATCGAAACTTTGATGCCCGCCGGTGATCTACAAACCACCTTTATCATTTACGTATTTCAAATAGCATCGATTCTCCTCAGCATCGCAACAGTCCAGCCCATCATTAGTTTTGTGAGGCAGGAACGCCTCGGGCTCATCGACACCATGCGCAGCACCGGAGTGCGCCGCTGGTCGCCCCTTTGGGGCTCCATTGCAATAAGCTTTTCGACGCTTTCCTCCTGTACCGTTTTCGCCATCATAGGCGCTTTTCTAGGGTTGTTTATCCAACCTTCGGCAGTGGAAGGTGGGACACGGATAGTTCTACTGGCAAGTCTTTCCATTGCCATTCATGCCCTTTTCCCCCTCGGGCTTGCCACAGTTCTTGCGGGATTAGTTCCACGATTAATCCACCTTGCATGGATCCCCATCATCACGGCTTCTGTGGTGTCCCTCTTCGGCCCAGTACTCTCACTTTCAGAATCCCAAATGGATCTCTCGCCACTTAATCATTCCTGGGCTGCCTCCGGGGAACCTATATGGCCTCTGTTTTGTTTCATGGTCACAGGAGGAACATTTCTTGCAATTGGACTTCTGGGAATGCAGCGAAGGGACTTGCTTTAG
- a CDS encoding peptide MFS transporter codes for MNTDTTQDGVSPESSGPNPGSETADAHHEKQFFGQPWGLANLFGVEMWERFSFYGMQSILAFYLYYSTTNGGLGMDQAAALSIVGAYGGFVYMTSLVASFLADRVFGSERTLFYSAIIVMVGHLALALVPGYVGLSIGLVLIGLGSGGVKTAAQVVLGQLYSRTDSRRDAGFSIFYMGVNLGGLFGPLITNAIWGWGGFHWGFGIAAFGMALGLIQYVAMRKTTIGAAGHDVPNPLPKNQYLPWLLGVVIVVAAVVALVATGVIKLEWLSNITAAIALIAAVALLVQMYSSPLTTAKEKSRLLGFIPMFIGGVLFFAIFQTQFTVLAVYSDTRLDRHFLGLELPPGLINSFNPIFIIIFSGIFATLWTKLGSKQWSTAVKFGIANIIIGCALFFFLPFAGGAENSTPMLLIIWVYFLFTIAELLLSPVGNSLATKVAPEAFQSRMFAVWLMAVSMGTSLSGTLGGYYDPTNADAEKIFFIAVGVAAIVIGIAIIASKNWVLKKFIDVR; via the coding sequence ATGAACACCGACACAACTCAAGACGGTGTGAGTCCCGAGTCTTCAGGCCCTAATCCAGGGTCCGAGACGGCGGACGCTCACCACGAAAAACAGTTCTTCGGCCAGCCTTGGGGGCTGGCAAATCTATTTGGCGTAGAAATGTGGGAGCGTTTCAGCTTCTACGGCATGCAGTCCATCCTCGCCTTCTACTTGTACTACTCCACCACCAATGGTGGATTGGGAATGGATCAAGCAGCAGCGCTGTCTATCGTGGGCGCCTATGGCGGCTTCGTCTACATGACTTCCCTTGTTGCATCATTCCTTGCGGACCGAGTTTTCGGATCAGAGCGTACACTCTTCTACTCCGCCATCATCGTGATGGTTGGACACCTCGCCCTGGCCTTGGTTCCAGGCTATGTGGGCCTCTCGATCGGCCTTGTCCTCATCGGTCTAGGATCTGGTGGCGTTAAGACCGCCGCGCAGGTGGTGCTGGGACAGCTTTACTCTCGCACGGATAGCCGCCGCGATGCAGGCTTCTCCATCTTCTACATGGGTGTGAACCTCGGTGGTCTTTTCGGACCACTGATCACCAACGCTATTTGGGGTTGGGGTGGCTTCCACTGGGGCTTCGGTATCGCAGCGTTCGGTATGGCACTTGGTCTGATCCAGTACGTTGCAATGCGCAAGACCACCATCGGTGCGGCTGGGCACGATGTCCCTAACCCACTCCCTAAGAACCAATACCTTCCATGGCTCTTGGGCGTAGTCATTGTTGTTGCAGCTGTTGTCGCTTTGGTGGCAACTGGCGTGATCAAGCTGGAATGGCTCTCTAACATCACCGCTGCCATCGCCCTGATTGCGGCAGTTGCACTGCTGGTTCAGATGTATTCCTCCCCACTGACCACCGCGAAAGAAAAGTCTCGCCTTCTGGGATTCATCCCAATGTTTATTGGTGGCGTGCTTTTCTTCGCTATCTTCCAGACACAGTTCACCGTCCTTGCGGTTTACTCCGATACCCGTTTGGATCGCCACTTCCTCGGACTTGAACTACCTCCAGGACTGATCAACTCCTTCAACCCGATCTTCATCATCATCTTCTCGGGTATCTTTGCTACCTTGTGGACAAAGCTTGGCTCCAAGCAGTGGTCTACCGCTGTGAAGTTCGGTATCGCCAATATCATCATCGGCTGTGCACTGTTCTTCTTCCTGCCTTTCGCAGGCGGTGCAGAGAACTCCACCCCAATGCTGTTGATCATTTGGGTCTACTTCCTCTTCACCATTGCAGAGCTGCTGCTCTCCCCTGTTGGAAACTCCCTGGCTACAAAGGTTGCTCCAGAAGCCTTCCAATCCCGCATGTTCGCCGTGTGGTTGATGGCAGTATCCATGGGCACTTCTCTCTCCGGCACCCTGGGTGGTTACTACGATCCAACCAATGCAGACGCTGAAAAGATTTTCTTCATCGCTGTTGGTGTCGCTGCAATCGTTATTGGTATTGCGATCATTGCATCGAAGAATTGGGTACTCAAGAAGTTCATTGATGTTCGCTAA
- a CDS encoding PTS ascorbate transporter subunit IIC yields MDWLTIPLFLVNEILAVPAFLIGIITAVGLSALGKSVGQVIGGAIKATLGFLLIGAGAGLVTASLEPLGAMIMGATGMKGVVPTNEAIAGIAQAEYGAQVAWLMILGFAISLVLARFTNLRYVFLTGHHVLFMATMLTIILATAGFDAWIVVGVGALLLGILMVAMPAFVHPWTRRITGDDSIAMGHFGTAGYVAAGAVGRLVGGKGKKASPSTEDMKVPEGLRFLRDSMVSTALSMAIMYIVLAILFMLRAGTEEAFTAFPNGASNVGNYIMQSFTQGLQFGVAVAVILFGVRTILGELVPAFQGIAAKVVPGAIPALDAPIVFPYAQNAVLIGFISSFVGGLVGLAVLGSWLNPVFGVALILPGLVPHFFTGGAAGVYGNATGGRRGAIFGAFANGLLITFLPAFLLGVLGSFGSENTTFGDADFGWFGIAVGSAAKVNGLGGLILLLIIAAILLGGAMIFQKRVVDGGWEPAPGRERIAKAEAAPAASSSARSYPKIAPPAGAPKPPARS; encoded by the coding sequence ATGGATTGGTTAACCATCCCGCTTTTCCTTGTTAATGAAATTCTTGCGGTGCCCGCATTCCTCATCGGTATTATCACCGCCGTGGGTTTGTCGGCATTGGGTAAATCTGTCGGTCAGGTTATCGGCGGAGCAATCAAAGCAACTCTGGGTTTCTTGCTCATTGGTGCGGGCGCTGGATTAGTTACGGCTTCTCTGGAACCACTGGGTGCCATGATCATGGGCGCTACAGGCATGAAGGGCGTTGTCCCGACTAATGAAGCCATCGCCGGAATTGCGCAAGCTGAATACGGCGCACAGGTCGCGTGGTTGATGATCCTGGGCTTTGCGATTTCCTTGGTGTTGGCTCGTTTCACCAACCTGCGTTATGTCTTCCTCACTGGACACCACGTGTTGTTCATGGCGACTATGCTGACCATCATTTTGGCTACTGCTGGATTTGATGCGTGGATTGTTGTCGGCGTGGGCGCTCTGCTGCTGGGTATTCTCATGGTTGCCATGCCCGCGTTTGTGCATCCGTGGACGCGTCGCATCACTGGTGATGATTCCATTGCGATGGGACACTTTGGCACTGCAGGTTATGTTGCGGCGGGTGCCGTTGGACGTCTGGTCGGTGGCAAAGGCAAGAAGGCAAGCCCTTCTACTGAAGACATGAAGGTGCCAGAAGGTTTGCGCTTCCTCCGCGATTCCATGGTGTCTACCGCATTGTCGATGGCGATCATGTACATCGTGTTGGCGATCTTGTTCATGCTTCGCGCGGGTACTGAAGAAGCGTTCACTGCGTTCCCTAATGGCGCATCCAATGTGGGCAACTACATCATGCAGTCCTTTACTCAGGGTCTGCAGTTTGGTGTTGCCGTGGCTGTCATCCTCTTTGGTGTGCGCACCATTCTTGGTGAGCTGGTTCCAGCGTTCCAGGGCATTGCCGCCAAGGTAGTGCCTGGAGCTATCCCAGCGCTGGATGCTCCGATCGTGTTCCCTTATGCACAGAACGCTGTGCTCATCGGTTTCATTTCTTCCTTCGTTGGTGGTCTTGTCGGCCTTGCAGTGTTGGGTTCTTGGCTCAACCCAGTCTTTGGCGTTGCGCTTATCCTGCCTGGCTTGGTCCCCCACTTCTTCACTGGTGGTGCGGCTGGTGTCTACGGAAATGCCACCGGTGGACGTCGAGGAGCAATCTTCGGCGCGTTCGCCAATGGTCTGTTGATTACTTTCTTGCCAGCATTCCTGCTTGGCGTCTTGGGCTCCTTCGGCTCTGAGAACACCACTTTCGGCGATGCGGACTTTGGTTGGTTCGGTATTGCCGTTGGTTCTGCTGCCAAGGTGAATGGTCTTGGTGGACTCATTCTGCTGCTTATCATTGCCGCGATTTTGCTTGGCGGTGCGATGATCTTCCAGAAGCGTGTAGTCGATGGTGGCTGGGAGCCAGCGCCGGGGCGTGAGCGTATTGCTAAGGCTGAAGCTGCTCCGGCAGCAAGCAGCAGCGCGCGGTCTTATCCGAAGATTGCACCGCCAGCTGGGGCACCGAAGCCGCCTGCACGTTCCTAA
- a CDS encoding SDR family NAD(P)-dependent oxidoreductase, whose product MEKLAQHTDGTIDVVDNNASVVFEGPLQSAEEGDVDKLLSINVKGLTFGARAAHPYLARTPGAHLLNTSSASAVYGQPNIAGPAEALNLE is encoded by the coding sequence TTGGAAAAGCTTGCACAACATACCGACGGAACGATCGATGTCGTAGACAATAATGCAAGCGTGGTTTTTGAAGGGCCATTACAGAGTGCAGAGGAAGGGGACGTCGATAAGCTTCTTTCTATCAACGTGAAAGGCCTGACTTTTGGCGCTCGCGCTGCCCACCCTTATTTAGCGCGCACGCCGGGCGCGCATTTGTTGAATACGTCTTCGGCTTCAGCCGTGTACGGTCAGCCAAATATTGCCGGCCCGGCAGAAGCGCTGAATTTGGAATAG
- the tatA gene encoding Sec-independent protein translocase subunit TatA, whose product MTPAGPAQLLIVALVVIVLFGSNKLPDVARSLGRSMRIFKSEIKEMNKDAIESSEQSVKN is encoded by the coding sequence ATGACACCCGCAGGCCCAGCACAATTACTCATCGTCGCACTGGTAGTAATTGTTCTCTTTGGCTCCAATAAATTGCCTGATGTTGCCCGATCTTTGGGTCGTTCAATGCGCATTTTTAAATCCGAGATCAAAGAGATGAATAAGGATGCAATTGAAAGTTCTGAACAGTCTGTAAAGAACTAA
- a CDS encoding DUF1684 domain-containing protein, whose product MINTLHALPVNETEWHAWHFSRNKDAIARTGATSLSTTHWVSATSLKEAHTFPSLPGRWYHKGGGVVGAHLPPSFTTTGTVQLRPGELLVAEDFTLTVIERLGEFALQVFDARNPQRLEFQSIAAFPPSAKWRIEARFFPEPDTVNITAADGVIVAIPTAGWVHFLKNRVDYRLRVTVQSKNLRALFSDNSATLGVYPHRFVDIPRPDFEGNTIIDFNRSYLPPKALNQNFLCPAPSLNNHLNLTVEAGEKWVVAGN is encoded by the coding sequence ATGATTAACACGCTGCACGCACTTCCCGTCAATGAAACCGAATGGCACGCCTGGCATTTCTCCCGAAACAAAGATGCCATTGCACGCACTGGAGCAACAAGCTTAAGCACCACCCATTGGGTAAGCGCCACATCTTTGAAGGAAGCTCATACCTTCCCTTCCTTACCTGGACGCTGGTATCACAAGGGCGGTGGAGTAGTAGGAGCACATTTACCTCCTTCATTTACCACGACAGGAACAGTTCAATTACGCCCCGGTGAGCTCTTAGTTGCAGAGGATTTCACACTCACTGTGATTGAGCGTTTAGGGGAATTTGCCCTTCAGGTGTTTGATGCACGCAATCCTCAACGGCTGGAGTTTCAATCCATAGCGGCGTTCCCACCATCTGCAAAATGGCGCATCGAGGCACGCTTTTTCCCTGAGCCAGATACCGTTAATATAACTGCCGCCGATGGTGTCATCGTTGCTATTCCCACGGCCGGATGGGTGCACTTTTTAAAAAATCGGGTTGATTACCGCCTGCGGGTTACGGTCCAGAGCAAGAATTTACGCGCACTTTTTAGTGACAACTCTGCAACCTTGGGTGTGTACCCGCACCGCTTTGTTGATATTCCACGCCCAGATTTCGAAGGCAACACCATTATCGATTTCAATCGCTCCTACCTTCCACCCAAGGCCTTAAACCAGAATTTCCTGTGCCCCGCACCAAGTTTGAACAACCACCTCAACCTCACCGTGGAGGCAGGGGAGAAATGGGTTGTTGCGGGGAATTAA